From Polaribacter butkevichii, a single genomic window includes:
- a CDS encoding 2TM domain-containing protein encodes MQQDFTQEASYIRAKKRVKAIKGFYVHLIVYVLVNIFISGVIIFGLTQSGYNFIDTFSNFGVYSTWLFWGIGMFFHWMGVFGFQSLGFGKDWEEKKIKELMEK; translated from the coding sequence ATGCAACAAGATTTTACGCAAGAAGCGAGTTACATAAGAGCAAAAAAGAGAGTAAAAGCTATTAAGGGGTTTTACGTGCATTTAATAGTGTATGTGTTGGTAAACATTTTTATAAGCGGAGTTATTATTTTTGGCTTAACACAAAGTGGATACAATTTTATAGATACATTTTCTAATTTTGGAGTATATTCTACGTGGCTTTTCTGGGGAATCGGAATGTTTTTTCATTGGATGGGAGTTTTCGGGTTTCAATCTTTAGGTTTTGGTAAAGATTGGGAAGAAAAGAAAATAAAAGAATTGATGGAAAAGTAG
- a CDS encoding 2TM domain-containing protein codes for MESNFTKEQRYYKAQKRVKKIKGFYTHLSVYCIIIPVIIFTNLKFEPHFHWFWFSVCGWGTGLFFHWLSVFGFNLLGLGKDWEEKKIQEFMNDKN; via the coding sequence ATGGAATCTAATTTCACAAAAGAACAACGCTATTATAAAGCTCAAAAAAGGGTAAAAAAGATAAAAGGATTTTATACACATTTAAGTGTTTACTGTATTATAATTCCTGTAATCATTTTTACAAACTTAAAATTCGAACCTCATTTTCATTGGTTTTGGTTTTCTGTTTGTGGTTGGGGAACAGGACTTTTCTTTCACTGGTTATCCGTTTTTGGATTTAACTTATTGGGTTTAGGAAAAGATTGGGAAGAAAAGAAGATTCAAGAATTTATGAACGATAAAAATTAA
- a CDS encoding 2TM domain-containing protein, producing MEHEFTQEQKYILAKKRVEKISKFYKHLATYVVVNVFLSAIFIVGDVNDGDTFNEALFNYHNYKIWFYWGIGIVFQALNTFGLSLFLDKDWEQKKIEKYMNEQHKRR from the coding sequence ATGGAACATGAATTTACACAAGAGCAGAAATATATCTTAGCTAAGAAAAGAGTTGAAAAAATTAGTAAATTTTATAAGCACCTAGCAACGTATGTGGTTGTAAATGTTTTTTTAAGTGCAATTTTTATAGTTGGAGATGTAAATGACGGAGACACTTTTAACGAGGCGTTGTTTAATTATCATAATTATAAAATTTGGTTTTATTGGGGAATTGGGATTGTTTTTCAGGCTTTAAATACTTTTGGGTTGTCGTTGTTTCTAGACAAAGATTGGGAACAAAAGAAGATTGAAAAATATATGAACGAACAACATAAAAGAAGATAG
- a CDS encoding 2TM domain-containing protein: MKKLDTNIYNKIKHDFIVCTKLTLIIGSIFVVINQQFNLKGVGFTFLISGMYSFTLGLGNGIINEYLNTKWDWVKETNKRVWSGIIATVIYTVIAVLIIHYIQYILLFGNSVENFFKGYLVWVHLFAIIFSLGVAAFLHAKGFMVNWKSAMTQESTQQQIVAKTETAKFESLKNQLDPHFLFNSLNVLTSLIGENPAQAEKFTTKLSKVYRYVLEQRNKDLVPIDEELKFAKTYMQLLEMRFEDAVKFNIPDTISTNELKIVPLSLQLLLENAVKHNVVSSSKPLTVSIYEEDGYLIIENNVNPKEAIGKSTKVGLQNIADRYGLITQKGVKIENNNKTFKVSLPLLYKMNDIMYTDDLENSKYVKAVERVEKLKEFYQNLVSYCIVIPFLIFINLRFSPGFHWFWFPIFGWGMGLAFHFLEVNNYNIFLGSNWEERKIKEMMNKENQHKNRR, from the coding sequence ATGAAGAAATTAGACACAAATATCTATAATAAAATTAAACACGATTTTATAGTTTGTACAAAGCTTACTTTAATTATAGGAAGTATTTTTGTAGTTATAAATCAGCAATTTAACTTAAAGGGAGTTGGTTTCACTTTTTTAATTTCGGGAATGTATTCTTTTACCTTAGGATTAGGAAATGGAATTATTAATGAATATTTAAATACAAAATGGGATTGGGTTAAAGAAACCAATAAAAGGGTTTGGTCCGGAATAATTGCTACCGTTATATATACTGTTATTGCTGTTTTAATAATTCACTACATTCAATATATACTTCTTTTTGGGAATTCGGTTGAAAATTTTTTTAAAGGATATTTAGTTTGGGTACATTTATTTGCTATTATATTTTCATTAGGTGTAGCTGCTTTTTTACATGCCAAAGGCTTTATGGTCAATTGGAAATCTGCCATGACGCAAGAAAGCACACAGCAACAGATTGTAGCAAAAACAGAAACGGCAAAGTTTGAGTCTTTAAAAAATCAATTAGATCCACATTTTTTATTCAATAGTTTAAATGTGTTAACCAGTTTGATTGGCGAAAATCCTGCGCAAGCAGAAAAATTTACCACAAAATTATCTAAAGTATATAGATATGTTTTAGAACAAAGAAATAAAGATTTAGTACCCATTGATGAAGAATTGAAATTTGCAAAAACATATATGCAACTCTTAGAGATGCGTTTTGAAGATGCTGTGAAATTTAATATTCCAGATACTATAAGTACTAATGAGTTAAAAATTGTGCCACTTTCTTTACAACTATTGTTAGAAAATGCAGTAAAACACAATGTGGTTTCTTCTTCTAAGCCTTTAACAGTATCAATTTACGAAGAAGATGGTTATTTAATTATAGAAAACAACGTAAATCCTAAAGAAGCAATAGGAAAAAGCACCAAAGTTGGGTTGCAAAATATTGCAGATCGATATGGATTGATCACTCAAAAAGGAGTGAAAATAGAAAACAACAACAAAACTTTTAAGGTGAGTTTACCTCTCTTATATAAAATGAACGATATTATGTACACAGACGATTTAGAAAATAGCAAATATGTAAAAGCAGTAGAAAGAGTAGAGAAATTAAAGGAATTTTATCAAAATTTAGTCTCTTACTGTATTGTAATTCCTTTTTTAATTTTTATCAATTTAAGATTTTCTCCAGGATTTCATTGGTTTTGGTTTCCAATTTTTGGATGGGGAATGGGATTAGCGTTTCACTTTTTAGAAGTAAACAATTACAATATTTTCTTAGGTAGTAATTGGGAAGAAAGAAAGATTAAAGAAATGATGAATAAAGAGAACCAACATAAAAACAGAAGGTAA